The following is a genomic window from Arthrobacter sp. NicSoilB4.
ATCTGCCATACATCTGGGCAGTCATTTTCTTCCAGCTCGCCTCCACCATCGCGGCGCTGTACCTTCCCAGCCTGAACGCCCAGATCATTGACGAGGGCGTCTCGCGCGGCGATACGGACTACATCTGGCGGACCGGCGGCGTGATGCTTGGCGTGGCGCTGATCCAGGTCGCCACCGCGATCGCGGGGGTGTACTTCGGGTCCAAGGCCGCCATGGCGTTCGGCCGCGACCTGCGCCGCGGCGTGTTCCGCAAGGTCACTAGTTTTTCCGCGAAGGACGTCAACGTTTTCGGCGCCCCCACCCTGATCACGCGCGGCACCAACGATGTCCAGCAGGTGCAGATGCTCATGCTGATGGGCCTGAACTTCATGGTGGCCACCCCCATCATGTGCATCGGCGGCATCTTTATGGCCCTTCGCGAGGACCTCAACCTGTCCTGGCTGGTCTGGGTCTCCGTGCCGGTGCTCATCGTGGTGGTGGGCTACCTCGTGGTCCGCCTGATGCCGCTCTTCCGGTCCATGCAGGTCAAGATCGACCGGCTCAACGGGATCCTGCGCGAGCAGATCATCGGCATCCGCGTCGTCCGCGCCTTCGTGCGCGAACCCCACGAAGCCGAGCGGTTCGGCGCGGCCAACAAGGAACTGACGGACGTGTCACTGAAGATCGGCTCGCTCTTCGTGCTGATGTTCCCGGCCATTGGCATGATCCTGCACATCTCCACCGCCGCAGTGCTCTGGTTCGGCGGCCAGCGGGTCGACGCCGGTGAAATGCAGGTCGGCGCGCTCACGGCCTTCCTGCAGTACCTGCTGCAGATCCTGATGGCGGTCATGATGGGTACCTTCATGGCGATGATGATTCCCCGCGCCTCGGTCTGCGCGGACCGCATCGGCGAGGTGCTCGACGTCGAACCCTCCATCCACGAGGCGCTCGCCCCCGTGGCGCCGGCTGAAAAGGCCGGCCGCGTCGAATTCCGGAACGTGTCGTTCGCCTACCCCGGCGCCGAAGCGCCGGTGCTCAGCGACATCAGCTTCACTGCCGAGCCCGGCCAGACTGTGGCGATCATCGGATCCACCGGTGCCGGCAAGTCCAGCCTGCTGGCCCTGCTGCCCCGGCTCTACGACGCAGCCTCGGGGGAGGTGCTGCTCGACGGCGTCCCGGTCACCCACCTGGACCGGGCTGAAATCACCCAGCGCGTCGCCATGGTGCCGCAGCGGCCCTACCTGTTCTCGGGGTCCATCGAGCACAACCTGCGCTTCGGCAAGCCCGAGGCCACGGACGAGGAACTCTGGGACGCCCTGACGGTGGCCCAGGCGGCGGACTTTGTGCGCGAGAAGAAGAACGGGCTCGGCTCCCGGATTGCCCAGGGCGGCACCAACGTCTCGGGCGGGCAGCGCCAGCGGCTCTGCATCGCGCGCGCCCTCGTCACCGAGCCCAAGGTCTTCCTGTTTGACGACTCCTTCTCCGCGCTCGATGTCGCCACTGACGCCAGGCTCCGCCGCGCGCTCAAGGCGAAGACCACCGATGCCACCGTGATCATTGTCGGCCAGCGCGTCTCCACCATCGCCGACGCCGACCAGATCCTGGTGCTCGACAACGGACGGATCGTGGACCGCGGCACGCATGAAGAACTGCTGGAGAGCTCCAGCACCTACCAGGAAATTGTCGAATCCCAGCTGACCGCGGAGGCAGTGGCATGAGCACCAAAGAGAACGTCTCGCCCGACTCCCGGAAGCGGAACTCCTCAGAGCCGGCCTCCACGGCGCCCGACTCGCAGACCCCCGAACCGCTGGTTCCCGAATCGCAGCTCTCCGGCGCGCACGTTACCGGCGCCGAGCCGGACGATGATGACTTCTATGAAGAGGAGTACCGGCCGGGCGAAGCCGACGGCGGCATGTTCGGCGACATTCCGGCCAAGAAGGCCCAGCACTTCTGGCCCTCCGCGAAGCGGCTGATGGGCCTGCTGAAGCCGGAGCGGGCCGGCATCATCGCCGTGCTTGCGATGGTGACGGTTGCCGTCGTCCTCAACGTTGTGGCGCCCCGGATCCTTGGCCAGGCGATGGACGTGATCTTCGGCGGCGTCATCGGCAAGCAGCTGCCGGCCGGCGGCACCAAAGAGCAGTTCGTCGAGGGCCTGCGCGCCCAGGGCCAGGACAACTTCGCGGACATGCTTGCCAAGATGGATGTCATCCCCGGTGTCGGCATCGACTTCCAGGAGCTCGCGTTCCTGATCAGCGTGGTTCTGGTGATGTACTTCGTCGCCAACATCTTCCTCTGGCTGCAGGGCTACGTCCTGAACATCCTGGTCATGCGGGTGGTCCGCCAGCTGCGCGACGACACGGAGAAGAAGCTCAACAGGCTCCCGCTGAACTACTTCGACACCCGGCAGCGCGGCGACATCCTCTCCCGTGTCACGAACGACGTGGACAACATCCAGCAGGCCCTGCAGCAGGCCTTCGCGCAGCTGGTGAACTCGGCGCTGACGGTGATCGGCATCGTCATCATGATGTTCATCGTGTCCTGGCAGCTGGCGCTGATTGCCCTGGTCGCACTGCCGCTTTCGGCTGTCGCCGCCGGCATCATCGGTTCCCGCAGCCAGAAGCTCTTCGCCGCCCAGTGGAAGAACACGGGCGAGCTCAACGGCCAGATCGAGGAGTCCTTCTCCGGCCACGACCTCGTCCGCGTCTTCGGCCGCGACGCCGACATGCTGGACCGCTTCGACGAGCGGAACGACGCCCTCTACAAGGCCAGCTTCGGCGCGCAGTTCGTCTCCGGCATGATCATGCCGGTCATGCAGTTCGTGTCCTACCTCAGCTACGTTGGAATCGCCGTCGTCGGCGGCCTCCGCGTCGCGTCCGGCGGGATGAGCCTGGGCGACGCCACCGCGTTCATCCAGTACTCGCGCGAGTTCACCCAGCCGCTGGGCCAGATGGCGGGCATGGCCAACATGCTCCAGTCCGGCGTCGCCTCCGCGGAACGCGTGTTTGAATTCCTCGACGCCGAGGAACAGGACGCCGAGACCGCCACCGAGCAGCTGCCGGCCAAGACCGACGGCCACGTCGATTTCCGCAACGTCACCTTCAGCTACACCCCGGACAAGCCGCTGATCGAGGACCTGTCCTTCACCGCAGAGCCCGGGCACACGGTCGCGATCGTGGGTCCCACCGGTGCCGGCAAGACCACCCTGGTGAACCTCGTGATGCGGTTCTACGAGCTCCAGGGCGGCAGCATCACCCTGGACGGCGTCGACATCACCCACCTGAGCCGTGCTGAGCTGCGCGCCAAGGTGGGCATGGTGCTCCAGGATGCCTGGCTCTTCGGCGGCTCCATCTACGACAACATCCGCTACGGCAAGCTGGACGCCACCGAGGAACAGGTGATGGAGGCGGCGAAAGCCACCTTCGTGGACCGCTTCGTCCGGGCCCTTCCGGACGGCTACAACACCGTCATCGACGAGGAAGGCAACAACGTCAGCGCAGGCGAGAAGCAGCTGATCACCATTGCCCGGGCCTTCGTGGCCAATCCGTCGCTCCTGATCCTGGACGAGGCCACCAGTTCGGTGGACACCCGCACCGAAGTGCTCGTGCAGAAGGCCATGGCCGCCCTCCGCACCGACCGCACCAGCTTCGTGATCGCCCACCGCCTCTCCACCATCCGCGATGCCGACACCATCCTGGTGATGGAGGCCGGCCGGATCGTGGAGCAGGGCGACCACGCCCAACTGCTGGACCTCAAGGGCGCCTACTACCGCCTGTACATGTCCCAGTTCGCCGGCGAGGACGCAGAGATGGCCTTCGCGGAAAACACGGCTGACGACGCGACGGCGGTACACAGCTGAGCGCCGCCGGCGCCGGGGCGGAGTCCGCAGAGTCTGTGTCCCGGCGCATCGAGGTGCAGATCCCGATGCGCTGGGGCGACATGGACGCCTACGGCCACATCAACAACGTCCAGATCGTCCGGATCCTCGAGGAAGCCCGCATCGCGGCCTTCGGCCCGCCGCGGGGCTCCGGGCTGCCGGGCATCGAGCCTCCGGTACCTCTGTTCAACGAGGTCCCGGAGGGGACGCTGGCGCTGATCGTGGAGCACAAGATCCGCTACGTCCGGACCCTCGAATACCGCAATGTGCCGGCCCTGGTGCAGCTGTGGATCGGCGCGGTGAAGGGTGCCAGCTTCGACATCCACTACCTCGTCCAGGACCCCGTCACCCGTGAGGACTGCGTTCGGGCCACGAGCCATCTGGCGTTCGTGGACGAGGCCACGGGGCGGGTGCTCAGGCTTACGCCGGAGCAGAAAGGGAAGCTCGCCCGCCTCACGCCGGTTCACTCCGGGTGAGCCAGCCCGTCCCAACGGGCAAGCGGAACCGGTCCTATGGCCTCTACCTCGCTCTTCGGATCGTCCCTAGAATGAACTGTCCGCGGGCAGTGAGCCCCGAAGCCAAGGAGCACAGATCATGGTGAACAAACGAGCACAGATGATTGCCAATAAGAGGAAGATGATCGCCCGGAAGAAGGCATGGAAGGACCTCTCGCCGACGGCGAAGTTCGGAACCATCGCAGCCGCCGTCGTCCAGCTCTCGCTGCTTGTCGCGGCCCAGACGGACATCACCCGGCGCCCCGCGGATCAGATCCGCGGCAGCAAGGCGATGTGGCGGGTTGCCACGCTGATCAACTTCGTCGGCCCGGGCAGCTACTTCACCTTTGGCGTCAAGCGGCATGCCGCAGCCAAGTAGGAACGGCTGAAGGGAGGGCAGGCCGCTCATTCGAACCTACTTCTCAGTAGCATCCGGGCGCCGCGTGATGCGGGTTGTCAGCTTAAGCCTGTAAATTGAAAGCATGACCCCATCCAAAAAGCCCGCCATGCACCGCGCCCTCGGCATCTCCAAGGAGATCGAAGACGCTGCGTGGTTTGTCTTGGGGCCAGGGCTGCACGGTAAACCGTCTGCCCTGGACGGACGCACCAAAACGTGGTCGGTGCAGGCCGCCGCGGAGCTGCTCGACCGCCTCGAACGCGGGGTCCCGGACCCCAAAGCCCCCATGATGACCAACCTGCGGCAGAACCTCCAGGACGCCTCCCGGGGCGCCAAGCAGTTGGCCGTGGAGCTGCTTTTCCTGCAGTCCCTGCCGCTGGCCCACGAGGTGAAATCACTCAAGGTCAAACGCGCGCGGGTGGCGGAGGCCGCGTCCTGGCTGGAGCCGCCGCTCGAACTGCCGGACGAGCTGTTCGCGGGCATGACGGATCACGGTGTCATCCGGGACCGCACCGCGGAGTTCAACTGGACCATCTGGGACCACCTGAAATGGCTCTGCCGGTTCGTGCAGCACGTCGCGCAGCGGCCGGCAGGCGCCGTCGCGGCGGCCGTCAAGGATCCGCTGGCCTTCCACCAGCTGGTGGCCGGCACACCCGATGACCAACCGGCCATCCGCCGCAGCATCGAGTTCCTGGTCTGGCCCAGCTACTTCGAGCCGGTCGTGGCCGACGTCGAGCGCCAGGAAATCCGCGACGCCTTTGCCTCCCTGGTGGGCGGGGCGAAGGGCGACACCGACGAGGAAATTTCCGCGGACATCCACCGCATCCGGCTGCACCTCGACGAGCAGGCCGGCCAAAGGATCGACTGGTACTCCCGGCAGCTCGTGAGTCAGTGGCGGAAGGTCGGCGACCCCGGCCGGCGCGCCTGGCTGCTGCGCACCCACCACGACAACGCCGAACTCCTCGGCACCTGGCAGGCCGAGGAATCGGTGACGCTCGACGTCGAGCACCTCCGCCTGCTGGACCCCGGCGTCACCGCCGGGCTGGTCCAGCACGCCGTGGACGAGGACTACAAGCACCTCGGCTACGTCGAACGTGAGGACACCAAGACGGCTGTGTTCGCCTTCCTGACCGTGATGAAGCCCGGCGACCTGACGCTCTACCAGAGCTCCGGCACCGTCCGGGTGGGTGTGGTCCTCGGCGAGCCTGAACACCACGAGGACAACCGCCGGCTGCGCCGCAAGGTCCGCTGGTTCGACGAAACCCACGACATGACTGAACTGCCCCGCCACGTGCAGCGGCAGCTGGCCACCTCCGGCATCATTGTGGACATCACCCGCGTCATCCAGGCCCTCGAAGCGCTGCTGCCCGCCGAAGCGGAAGCTGAGCCCGGCGACGACAACGAGCCGGCCGCCGTCGTCGAGCCTGCCTGTGAAGGGTTCCGCCCGCTGACACCGGAGTTCGCCGCGTCCCTGCACATGGACCTGGAGCCGCTGCAGGAGATCGCCGAACTGCTGGAGGAGAACCGCCAGCTGGTGCTGTACGGTCCGCCCGGCACGGGCAAGACTTACCTTGCCAAGCACCTGGCCGCCCAGCTCGCCGGTGACACCACCGACGAACGCGTCAAGCTGGTGCAGTTCCACCCCTCGTACGCGTACGAGGACTTCTTCGAGGGTTTCCGCCCGGACAAGACCGAGGAAGGCCAGGTGTCCTTCAAGCTTGTGGCCGGGCCGCTGCGCCGGATCGCGGAAGAGGCGGCCAAGCCCGGGAATGAGAGCAAGCCGTACTTCCTGATCATCGATGAAATGAACCGGGCGAACCTCGCGAAGGTGTTCGGCGAACTGTACTTCCTGCTCGAATACCGCGACGACCGGATCTACCTGCAGTACAGCCCCAACGAGCCTTTCACGCTGCCGGACAACCTCTACATCATCGGCACGATGAACACCGCCGACCGGTCCATTGCGATGATGGACGCCGCCATCCGCCGCCGCTTCTCCTTCATTGAGCTGCACCCCAAGACGGAGCCGGTGAAGGGCTCGCTGCTGCGGTTCCTGCAGGCCCGCGACCTGGATACGACGCCGGCCCTGCTGATGGACGCGCTCAACGACGCCATCGACGAGTGGGACCGCGACCTCATGATCGGCCCGTCCTACTTCATGAAGAAGTCCGCCCAGACGCCCAAGGGCCTACGCCGGATCTGGAAGTACGAGCTGATGCCGCTGCTGGAGGAGCACTACCATGGCCAGCTGAACCGGGCCCAGCTGGAGGAGCGGTTCGGACTGGACCCGCTGCTTGACCGCCTTGCGCGCGTCTAGCCAGCCGAAGCCGGCCAGCCACGGCGCACCGGGTTCGCAGCCGGTCCGCCGGATCGTCCTCGACGAGCTCTCCGGCGGCGTCGTCGACCGGCTGGACCCGGACAGCGCGGCCTACCTCAACGGCAGCGGACTGGCCAAGGCCTCGCCGATGGGCATGGGCCTGTACCGGATCGAGCCCGTGGGGAAAGTCGGTTCGGTGCGGACGCCGACGGTGCAGCTCGAAGTACGGCCCAAAGAACGGCTCGGCCTTGACCGGCTCCTGTTCCTGCTCGGCTACGCCGGCGACCAGGGCTTCCGGGAGGATTCCGTCGCCGCGGTCGAGGAGGCGGATCTGTGGAGTGCGCTGGCGGAGTCGCTGGCACAGCTCTCGGACCGTGCGCTCAGCCGCGGCGTGTTGCAGGGCTACCTGAACGTCGACGAATCGTTGCGGACGGTCAAGGGCCGGATCCGCATTTCGGACCAGATTTCGCGCCGGCCCGGGATGCTCGTGCCGCTCGAGGTGTCTTACGACGAGTTCACCGAGGACATCGCGGAGAACCGCATCCTGCGGGCGGCGCTGGAACGGATGTCCCAGGTCCCGGGGGTGCGGCCCGAGGTGCTGAGCCGGCTCCGCCAGCTCAAGGGCAAGCTCGCCGCCGTGACCCGGCTGCAGTCCGGCGCTCCCTTGCCGGCGTGGCGGGCCAGCCGGATGAACACCCGGTACCAGGCTGCACTGCGGCTCGCCGAGGTGATCCTGCGCCATGCCTCGGCGGAGGCCGGCGACGGCACGCAACAGTCGGCGTCGTTCGTGGTGGACATGTCCGTCGTGTTCGAGGACTTCGTCGGCACAGCGCTGCGCGAGGCCATGGCGGCGTACCCGGGGGAGATGCGGCTGCGGTACAACGCCCTGCTCAACGAGGCCGTCCGCGATTCGGACCGGATCGTCGTGCAGCCCGGGGCGGTCCACCTGCTGGGAGGACGGCCGGTGATGGTCTACGACGCGAAGTACCAGGCCGCGGCCGACGCCGGGGCGTCACTCTCGGGGGACCACTACCGGATGCTGGCGTACTGCACGTCCCTGCGCGTGCCGACAGCCTGGCTGGTGTATCCGGGCGCCGGAGAGATCAAGCTGCGCCGGATCCTCAACACTGACATCGATGTTGTGGAGTTCCCGCTGGACCTGTCGAGGCCGCCGTCGGAAATCCTGGCATCCGTCGCGGACCTGGCACAGCAGTCCTGGGGCGAAGTGGTGCGTCAGGCGACCATCAGCCGCTGACTTACTCCCTGGCGGGTCGCGGCTAGCCGGCTTCCTGCTCCACGGAAACAGACAGAAGGTGGTTCAAAAGCGCCTTTTCCGGCTGGCCGGGGTTGTTGGCGACATGCCAGCGAAGTTTCTCGCGCACGTGCGCCTCTTCGGGCTTGGTGTCGGAGAGAATCGCATCAATGATCGTGGATACCTGTCGACGCAGGGGTTCGAGATCTGGATCGACCGCGGGGGACCGCCGGTACTCCTGCGGCCGAAAATCAGGGGATGATTTCGAGGGTCGAGCGATAGTCCTCGGCATTTTGGTGGACCTCAGCAAGTGCGGCATCTGGCGCTCTCCCGTTGAGTAGAAGTACGAGTAAGTGCGGACCCGATAGAGTCCTTGTCCCCAGATTCGGATATTACCCGAGGCAGAACAGTCTGTCTCGTATGGACGCAAAGAGATTCTTATGTCGCTCTCAGCTAGTTCCGGAGTTTCAGGACCGCGGCCGCGTGGTGCGGCCGACGGCGGATCTGCTGTGCCCGGGGTCCGGGACCGTATTCTCGCGGCCGCCTACGAACTCTTCTCCACCCGCGGCGTCCGCAGCGTTGGCGTTAACGAACTGATCAGCCGCTCGGGCGTGGCGAAGGCCAGCTTCTACCGGCATTTCGCTTCCAAGGATGAGCTGGTGCTCGCCTTCCTGGCGCGAAGGGACCAGCAATGGACCCTGGACAAGATTGTCTCCGAAGCGCTGCGGAGGGGAACCAAACCCGAGGAGCAACTGCTGGCGATCTTCGATGTATTCGCCGACTGGTTTGCGCGCGAGGACTTCGAGGCGTGTTCGTTCGTCAACGTGCTGCTTGAGATGGGACCCCGGCACCCGCTGGGCAAGGCCAGCATCGACTACCTCGCGAAGATCCGTGGACACGTGCAGCACCTTGCGGAGCAAGCGCGGCTCAGGGATCCGGAGGAATTTTCCCGGTCCTGCCACATCCTGATGAAGGGCTCGATCGTTTCAGCCGCCGAGGGGGACCTTGCCGCTGCCGGCCGCGCCCGTCAAATGGCCGGTTGGCTGATCGACCACCACCGGGTCTAGTCTTCGAGGCCGGCAGCGGGTGCTTCTGCGGCGAGCGGTGCTGTGACAGGACGTGCTGCGGCACGTGGTTCTGCTGCGGTGGTGTGCGGGCTGCTGGCCAGCAGGAACTCGTCCAGTTGCCTTTCCAGCGCGGAAAGATCCTTGAGCCCGCACTCCCAGACGGTGAGGACTTCCCAACCCATGCCCGCCAGCTGTGCACGCTGCAGTGCATCGCGGTTCCGCGTTCTGGTGCGTTTGGTCTCCCAAAACTCAGCGTTCGCCTTGGGTGCGTGCTGCCCCACCCGGCAGTCATGGAAGTGCCAGAAGCAGCCGTTGACGAAGATGACTTTGTGGCGGCCGGCGAAGACCAGGTCCGGGTTGCCAGGCAGGCGTCCGCCCCGGGCTGTACCGTGCAGCCGGTAGCGGTAGCCCTTGGCGTGCAGCAGCTTCCGGACCAACAGTTCAGGCTTGGTGTTCTTCCCGCGGATGCGGGACATGTTCCAGCTGCGCCGCTCGGGTGTCAGCTTGTCCGCCATGAATTAAGTCTAGGCGGCGGGGCTGGTTCGTATGCCGGCAGGGCCTGTCGGACCGTGTGGGAAGGCGCCGTGTGGGAAAGGGCCGTGGAGCGCCCGACGGCGGTGGCCAGGTCGGGCAGGCGGCGTTGCCGCCGTCGTACGGCTGCTAGATCTCCCGCTCCGGATGCTCGCCGAACTGGAAGTGGCGCCCGCTGACCGTCGTGGGCTCGATCTCGACATAGAAGTCCTTCAAGGTGGGCACCCACGGCTTGAGCCCCAGGGCCTCTGCGTCCGCGATGTCTGCAGACTGGTCAAGCACCCGGGCTGTGCCGCGAAGGACCACCGACCAGGCCTCGTCGGCGAGAATGCCGTCAGTTTCGAACAGCACCTTGGCATTGATGGTCAGTTCGGCGAGTTTGTTGCCGGGAGCCGTCCGGAGGTAGAGCTTCCGGCCGCTCGCGGCGTAGTTCACCGGGAAAATATCGGGTTCGCCGCCCACGATGACCACGAGCCGGCCGTGTTTGGTGGCCTCAATGAGCTTCCAGCACTGATCGTCATCGAGTACGAGGATGGGGTCGTCATCTGCATGTTCGAACATCATGGGTTCATTGTTCTGGGCCATGTAGAAAAGCGCCAGAGTCCTGCGCCGGGAAATCGGTGTGAGGCGGGGTCAGGCGAACGCCTGTGGATAACCTTGATGCCCGAAATGTGATGTCGGTTACCCTTAAGGCATTGTTTGGCTGCAGGCGTCTTGATTTCTATCGGGGGGAATAGCTGACCATGACATCTCGCACTTTTTTCGGCCGCCGCAGACGCATGTACGCCCTCCTGGTTGCGATGACCCTGTTGCCTGTCACAGCCTGCACCGGCGGAGGAACCACTCCAAGTGCATCGGCCGCCCCTGCGACTTCGAGCCCGGCCGCTTCGCCCACCCCCACTGCCACCCCGACGCCGACGGCCAGCTACAAGCCGGCGGACGCCTCCGGCAGGGCGCAGAACGTCCCAATTCCGGTGCTGCCCGAAGCCGCGAAGGCGGAGACGAAGGAGGGACTCGAAGCGTTCGCGCGGTACTGGTTTCAGCTGCTTAGTTACGGGTACGAGACGGGGGACGTATCGCGGATTGTGGATATCACGAGTCCGACTTGTCGAGCCTGCGAGCGGGCAAAGGCGGTCATGACAGGTTGGAACGACGAAGGGAGATGGCTTGTTGGCGGCAAGGTGGATACGCCTTCTGTCAGCACGACGTTTATCGTGGCACCCGATGGGAACTATCAGGTCGCTGTCCAAGGGTCACAAGCGTCGATTTCCTACTACAACGCGGACGGGACACTGCATCAAGCCGCACCAAAGCCCGAGGATACGGGCAATCTCATGCTCGCGGTTTTCCGCGATGGCGCCTGGTACGTAAATAACATTCAGCCAATAGTCGGCTAGCCAATGAAAGCGTCGTGGTGGTTCCGACTGGTCTGGCCGGCGGCACTAGTCGCAGGCCTGGTAGGACTACCCGTGCCAGCGTTTGGTGCCACTGACTCGCCGCCTATAACCGGCGACTGGGGTGAGGACACTGTCGATGTCGGTGGCTGGGCGATCGACGCGGGCACTGGTCGATTCGTCTGGGCTGGGCCGGGGACAGTACGTGCCGACCCAAACCAATACAAGTACGAACTTCAGTGCCACTTGGGCGGCGGCGACTTCGACACGGACTGCCTTGCTGTCCTCGTGGATTGCAAGAATGGCCCCGACGGAAAAGAAGGAATCCCGGTCGTCTGGCTGAAAGCGCCGGCGGGAGTGCCGAATCCAACCTGGACTTTTCACTCGGGACCCACGTGTCTCTTCGACCCGAGGCCTGAGGACTTGCTCCCCAGGATCGCCGCCGTGATCCAAACGGAGTTCCAGCGGCTACCGATCGCGGCAGGATCGGTCACAGCCCAGCCGAGCCCGCACACACTCAGGGGCGCCGAAACTAACTTCTTCGCTGAAGCCGTGGAGCAGAAATTCGACGTCACCATTCTGGCCCAGAAAGTCCACGTCGTCGCCAAGCCCGTCCAATACACCTGGAGTTACGGTGACGACACCTCGCTGGGACCCCAGACTGCCGCCGGCGGACCCCTGCCGCAGGACCGCTGGGGCGAAAAGACCGCCACCAGCCACGTCTACACCCAGACTGGTGATTTCCCCGTGGTGCTGACCACCCACTTCCAGGGGACCTACTCTGTCAACGGCGGCCCGCCGTTGCCCTTGCCCATCCCGGGCCAGGGGCAATTCAATGCACCCCCGCAAACTGTGAGCGTCTGGCGTTCCATCACCCGGAACTACGCTGACGACTGCCTCCGCAACCCGCAAGGCCAAGGCTGCCCCGGCGTCGCACCTCCGGCCCCCTGACCCGGGCGGTCCGTGACAATCCCACCCTCCGGGAACCACACTGGGGGTGACGGCCACTTTCTCTGACAATCCAACGACATGCCGTGGATGAGCCTGTTCGGGCGCATCCACGGCCCGGAGTGCGAAGGCAGAACACCATGAAAGCAGCACGATTCCATGCCCGTGAGGACCTCCGGATCGAAGATATTCCGGTGCCGGAGCTGCGCCCGGGGGCGGTGAAAATCGCCGTCGCCTGGTGCGGGATTTGCGGCACGGACCTCCACGAATTCCTCGAAGGCCCCATCTTCACACCCCCGCCCGGAAGCCCCCACGTTCTTTCCCACGAAGCCGCCCCGGTGACCCTGGGACATGAATTTTCCGGCACGGTCGAGGAACTGGGCGAGGGCGTGACCGGGCTCGCCGTCGGGGACAGTGTCGTGGTTGAGCCGTATATCGTCTGCAACGAATGCGGCCCGTGCCTCAGCGGTCACTACAACCTGTGCACCAAGCTGGGCTTCATCGGCCTGGCGGGCGGCGGCGGGGGCCTGAGCGAGACGATCGTCGTCGACACCCGCTGGGTTCACCCCGTCGGCGACATCCCGCTCGACGAAGCCGCCCTCATCGAGCCCCTCGCGGTGGCCTATCACGCCGTCGGGCGCAGCGGCGTCAAAGCCGGGGACGCCGCCGTCGTCGGTGGTGCCGGCCCCATCGGGCTGCTGACCGCAGCGGTCCTCAAGGGCCTGGGCGTCACCACGATCGTCACCGAGCTGTCGGCCGCGCGGAAGGACAAGGCGGTCTCCTCGGGGGTCGCTGACCATGTTCTGGACCCCAGCTCGGATGACGTCAAGGCGCGTGTGCTGGAACTGACTGAGGGGGCAGGGGCTGATGCAGCCTTTGAATGTGCCGGCGTGAACGCCGTGCTGGACACCATGCTCGACGTCGTCCGGCCGGCCGGTGTCGTGGTCAACGTGTCCATCTGGGGACATCCGGCCACTGTGGACATGCAAAAGGTGGTCCTGAAGGAAATCGACCTGCGCGGCACCATCGCCTACTGCGGCGACCACGCGGCCGCCATCAAGCTCGTCCAGGACGGGAAAGTCGACCTGAAACCCTTCATAACGGGACGAATCGCCTTGGATGACCTCGTGGACAAGGGCTTCGACACCCTGATCAACCACAACGACACAGCGGTGAAGATCATCGTCCACCCGTAGTGATCCGAGTCGCACATGGAATAGTTGCAGGCGCCTTGCAGTTGGCGCATACAGACCTCAATGTCTTGTGAAAGGAACTGCATGCTGTTTTCTCCCATGACCCTCGGCGAGCTGGAACTGCCCAACCGACTCGTGATGGCGCCGCTGACCCGCGTCCGCTCCGGCAAGGAAGGCATCCCCGGGCCTCTCGTGGTCGAGCATTACCGGCAGCGCGCGTCGCTTGGACTGATCGTCAGCGAGGGAACCTATCCCAGCCGGGCCGGCCAAGGATTCCCGGGCCAGCCCGGCCTGGTGACCGAGGAACAGCTCAAGGGCTGGGCCAACGTCACGTCCGCCGTGCACGCCGAGGGCGGCCGCATCTTCGCCCAGGTCATGCACGCCGGACGCGTCACGCATGAAGACACCAACGGCGGCCACGAAGTGGTCGCGCCCAGCGCCATCGCGATCGACGGCCAGACCCGC
Proteins encoded in this region:
- a CDS encoding thioesterase family protein; the protein is MRWGDMDAYGHINNVQIVRILEEARIAAFGPPRGSGLPGIEPPVPLFNEVPEGTLALIVEHKIRYVRTLEYRNVPALVQLWIGAVKGASFDIHYLVQDPVTREDCVRATSHLAFVDEATGRVLRLTPEQKGKLARLTPVHSG
- a CDS encoding ABC transporter ATP-binding protein, producing the protein MLVTLIRRYSKPYLPYIWAVIFFQLASTIAALYLPSLNAQIIDEGVSRGDTDYIWRTGGVMLGVALIQVATAIAGVYFGSKAAMAFGRDLRRGVFRKVTSFSAKDVNVFGAPTLITRGTNDVQQVQMLMLMGLNFMVATPIMCIGGIFMALREDLNLSWLVWVSVPVLIVVVGYLVVRLMPLFRSMQVKIDRLNGILREQIIGIRVVRAFVREPHEAERFGAANKELTDVSLKIGSLFVLMFPAIGMILHISTAAVLWFGGQRVDAGEMQVGALTAFLQYLLQILMAVMMGTFMAMMIPRASVCADRIGEVLDVEPSIHEALAPVAPAEKAGRVEFRNVSFAYPGAEAPVLSDISFTAEPGQTVAIIGSTGAGKSSLLALLPRLYDAASGEVLLDGVPVTHLDRAEITQRVAMVPQRPYLFSGSIEHNLRFGKPEATDEELWDALTVAQAADFVREKKNGLGSRIAQGGTNVSGGQRQRLCIARALVTEPKVFLFDDSFSALDVATDARLRRALKAKTTDATVIIVGQRVSTIADADQILVLDNGRIVDRGTHEELLESSSTYQEIVESQLTAEAVA
- a CDS encoding ABC transporter ATP-binding protein, which produces MFGDIPAKKAQHFWPSAKRLMGLLKPERAGIIAVLAMVTVAVVLNVVAPRILGQAMDVIFGGVIGKQLPAGGTKEQFVEGLRAQGQDNFADMLAKMDVIPGVGIDFQELAFLISVVLVMYFVANIFLWLQGYVLNILVMRVVRQLRDDTEKKLNRLPLNYFDTRQRGDILSRVTNDVDNIQQALQQAFAQLVNSALTVIGIVIMMFIVSWQLALIALVALPLSAVAAGIIGSRSQKLFAAQWKNTGELNGQIEESFSGHDLVRVFGRDADMLDRFDERNDALYKASFGAQFVSGMIMPVMQFVSYLSYVGIAVVGGLRVASGGMSLGDATAFIQYSREFTQPLGQMAGMANMLQSGVASAERVFEFLDAEEQDAETATEQLPAKTDGHVDFRNVTFSYTPDKPLIEDLSFTAEPGHTVAIVGPTGAGKTTLVNLVMRFYELQGGSITLDGVDITHLSRAELRAKVGMVLQDAWLFGGSIYDNIRYGKLDATEEQVMEAAKATFVDRFVRALPDGYNTVIDEEGNNVSAGEKQLITIARAFVANPSLLILDEATSSVDTRTEVLVQKAMAALRTDRTSFVIAHRLSTIRDADTILVMEAGRIVEQGDHAQLLDLKGAYYRLYMSQFAGEDAEMAFAENTADDATAVHS